Within Kineothrix sp. MB12-C1, the genomic segment CTTTTGCAGGCGATGGAAGGTTACGCAGCCTCTTATGGCAATACAGTGCTTTATAGCACGGCAAGGAATGAATATGCCATCGAGCGGATGCACCGCATCTTGAAACGTACGGTAATGACCTTACAATATCAACTGAAAAAAGGAAGCTTTTTGCCGGAAAACTTTGAAATGTCCTTTATGATGGCAGAAAATCTGGAAGCGGTTAATATTGCTTTATCGGAAAAGGAAAAGATAAAGCTGCGAGGACGAATCGACCGTATCGATACTTATGAGGATGAAGAGCATGTCTATGTGAAAGTCATCGATTATAAGTCTGGAAACAGGAAATTTAATCTGGCGGCCCTTTATTACGGTCTGCAGCTACAGCTCGTAGTCTATATGAATGCAGCGGTGGAAATGGAAAAGAAGAAGCATCCGGAGAAGGAAGTAGTTCCGGCGGCCCTTTTATACTATCATGTGGCAGACCCTATGGTGAAAGCGGAGGAGGAAGTGACTCCTGAGCAGATTAATGGTAAGCTTCTGAAAGAACTTAGGATGACCGGAGTAGTCACTGAAAATGACAAGATTGTCAGTTTGTTGGATGGTGAATTTGCGGATAAGTCGGATGTTGTGCCTGTTGAACGCAAAAAAGATGGAAGCTACAGTGCGAAATCGAGTGTCATAAAGGCGGAAGACATGAAGGAAATCTCCGATTACGTCAATAAGAAGATTAAGCAGATCGGAACCGATATTTTACGGGGAAAAATAGAAATCAATCCTTGCGAACAAAGCGGAGGGACTTCTTGTGATTATTGCGTATATAAGAATGTATGTGGATTCGAAGAAGGAATCGGCGGATATCACTACCGGAGGCTGGAGAATCTGGAGGATGAGGAAGTGATGGAAAGGATACGAGGGGAATAAGAAAAATAACGATATACGGCAACTTTTAATCACCGGATATATAGAACGGAGGAAATGTGTATGGGGATTTCTTATACGCCGGAGCAGCAGGAAGTAATAGATACACATGGATGTAATATATTGGTATCCGCCGCAGCAGGTTCGGGGAAGACGGCGGTGCTTGTAGAACGCATTGTAAAGATGATAAGCGATGAGGAGAAGCCGGTGGATATCGACCGGCTTTTGGTAGTGACCTTTACCAATGCGGCGGCGGCGGAGATGAGAGAAAGAATCGGAGCAGCCATAGAAAAAAGACTGGAGGAAATGCCGGAGAGCGAACATTTGCAAAAGCAGGCAGCCCTCGTTCATAATGCGCAAATAACCACAATCGACAGCTTCTGTATGTTTGTTATCCGGAATAACTTTAATGATATCGGCTTGGATCCGGGGTTTCGAGTGGCGGATGAAGGAGAGCTGAAGCTGCTGAAAAAAGATGTGATGGAAGAACTGCTGGAGGAGAGATTTAAAGAACGGGAAGCGAGCTTTTTACACTGTGTGGAGTATTTCAGTACGGGAAACCACGATAAGGCGATAGAAGAGCATATAACTAAGCTGTATCAATTCGCAGAAAGTTATCCATGGCCGGAGGAGTGGTTGGAAGAGCGGGCGGGCGATTACGAAATTGACTCTTTAGAAGCAATGGAAGAAACCTTCTGGGTATCCTTTTGTATGGAGCAGGCAAAGCGGGTGGCGCAGGATTGCATAAGAAAGATAGAAGAATGCATTGCGATTAGCGAACAGCCGGACGGTCCCTATATGTATGGGGAAGTGCTGGAACGGGAAAAGGAACGAATGGAAAAGATAATGGCGGTTTCTCAGTATGGAGAGGGGTATTCTCTTTTCCAGAGCATGACTTTCGATCGGCTTCCCTCCAAAAAGGATGACAGCGTATTGAAGATAAAAAGGGAAATTGTGCAGGGAATCCGAAAAGAAATTAAGGATATATGGAAAAGCTTATGCAGTAAATATTTTCCCATGCCCCCGGAAATCATGTTAGAACATATGAAGGGCAGTAACCGTGCAGTTGCTTCCCTGGTAGAACTCACCTTGGCTTATAAAGAGGCCTTGGATAAGAAAAAGCGTGAGAATAATATGATAGACTTTGGGGATATGGAGCATTTAGCCCTGTCCATATTGGTGAAGCGGACGAAAGGAGGTTGTGAGCCGACGAAAACAGCCCTTGATTACCGTGCTTTTTTCACAGAAATATTGATCGATGAGTATCAGGATAGTAATTTGGTGCAGGAATTCTTGTTAAAGAGTGTATCGGGAGAGGATCAGGGAGATTTTAACCGCTTTATGGTAGGAGACGTGAAGCAAAGTATCTATAAATTCCGTCTGGCAAGACCGGAAATATTCATGGAAAAGTATGATACTTATGTGACCGGATCCCGGACGGAGAGAAGAATCGACCTGCATAAGAACTTCAGAAGCCGCAGGGAAGTGCTGGATGGTACGAACTATATTTTTGCTCAGATAATGGGCAAGCAGTTGGGCGGCGTGGAATATGACGAGAAAGCGGCCCTATATCCGGGGGCTGTCTATCCGGAGCAGGAAGTAGAAGGTGGAATTTCGCCCAACTGCATGGAACTCTTACTGATTAAGAAGGAAGAGATAACTGATAAGGATGAAGATGGTGAAGAGCAGGAAGGAAAAGGTAAGAAGAAAAAGGATAAAAAAGAGCCGGCGGAAACAAGAAAAATGACGCCCAGACAACGGGAAGCCTACGGTGTGGCAAAGCGGATCAAGGAGCTGGTAGGTCATTTTCAGGTAACCGATAAACAAAGCGGGGCATTGCGTCCCGCCAGGTATAAAGATATTGTAATACTACTTCGTACCAATGCGGGTTGGGATGAAGATTTTAAAAGCATTTTAAAAGAGGAAGGGATTCCTTCTCATGTGGCGTCAAAGACCGGATATTTTGCTGCCAAAGAAATACAGACACTACTGCAACTTCTTCGCATTCTGGATAATCCGCAACAGGATATCCCTCTATTTGGAGTGATGAAATCGTATTTTGGCAATTTCGATGAGGAAGAGATTGCTATGATACGAGCAGCATTCGAAGATAAAAAAAAGAAGCTGTATTTCTGTTTGAAAGAATTTCAGCCCGGGGAAGAAGCACTCCGAACCGCAGAAAAAACACTGCGGGAAAAGAAAGAACGTTTTTTGATTTTCCTGAAGGAATACAGAGATAAGACAGTATATATGCCCATTCATGAGTTGATGCGGGATCTTGTGATCGAGACAGGCTATATGAACTATGTAGCAGCTTTGCCGGGAGGCGAACAGCGAAAAGCAAATGTGGAAATGTTACTGGAACGATCGGCTGCCTTTGAGAAGAC encodes:
- the addA gene encoding helicase-exonuclease AddAB subunit AddA, which produces MGISYTPEQQEVIDTHGCNILVSAAAGSGKTAVLVERIVKMISDEEKPVDIDRLLVVTFTNAAAAEMRERIGAAIEKRLEEMPESEHLQKQAALVHNAQITTIDSFCMFVIRNNFNDIGLDPGFRVADEGELKLLKKDVMEELLEERFKEREASFLHCVEYFSTGNHDKAIEEHITKLYQFAESYPWPEEWLEERAGDYEIDSLEAMEETFWVSFCMEQAKRVAQDCIRKIEECIAISEQPDGPYMYGEVLEREKERMEKIMAVSQYGEGYSLFQSMTFDRLPSKKDDSVLKIKREIVQGIRKEIKDIWKSLCSKYFPMPPEIMLEHMKGSNRAVASLVELTLAYKEALDKKKRENNMIDFGDMEHLALSILVKRTKGGCEPTKTALDYRAFFTEILIDEYQDSNLVQEFLLKSVSGEDQGDFNRFMVGDVKQSIYKFRLARPEIFMEKYDTYVTGSRTERRIDLHKNFRSRREVLDGTNYIFAQIMGKQLGGVEYDEKAALYPGAVYPEQEVEGGISPNCMELLLIKKEEITDKDEDGEEQEGKGKKKKDKKEPAETRKMTPRQREAYGVAKRIKELVGHFQVTDKQSGALRPARYKDIVILLRTNAGWDEDFKSILKEEGIPSHVASKTGYFAAKEIQTLLQLLRILDNPQQDIPLFGVMKSYFGNFDEEEIAMIRAAFEDKKKKLYFCLKEFQPGEEALRTAEKTLREKKERFLIFLKEYRDKTVYMPIHELMRDLVIETGYMNYVAALPGGEQRKANVEMLLERSAAFEKTSYYGLFHFIRYMEQLEKYDVDYGEANILDENADVVRIMSIHKSKGLEFPICIVSGLAKRFNMMDTSGKMIADVDMGIGADFVDTTHRLQTKTLRKNAIAEKMRLDNLGEELRVLYVALTRAKEKLIMTGMVDKLENKLNALVPMRMSTQPQLFYSDLTGAGSFLDFILPALARHPSFDHIWEAYGYDKITSETSLYSKDAQILVRIVDDEELAAAEIKEQVQAENVRRKLYLMEKQLPVDEGLMTYMSEVFGYTYEHENLKDLYTKTTVSELKKSGQQEETDFSFRIYEEEQVIPYIPKFMQKEEALGGAGRGSAFHKVMELIDFSSLPEKRTDIGKQIEEMTESGFLSKEYAGAVSVSSIEAFLHTDLAERMCHAAQNGQLHKEQPFVLGIPSNELSENFPEEELVLIQGIIDVYFEEEDGLVVADYKTDKVKRPDELVKKYEKQLDYYARALEQMTGKRVKEKIIYSFGLKKEIMI